The DNA region TTTTCCTGGTCAAACTACTCTAATTATCCCACCAACTGGTATATAATCGATACATTGTTATACAATGATATGAATATCATACGCGAATGAGTAGGTGTGGCACGCTTCATACCTTATCTGTAGCACGGGTCCTTCCAAAGGGATTGACGAGGGAGGGATCGAATGAATATCGATAAGCTTGCGGACTCCATTGCTGATCAGAAAACTCCGCGCGAGATATTCCAAAAGGAGTGGCTCGGAGGGATGCCCGAAGCACAGTGGCCCTCGTACATTGATGAGTCAGCGACGTTGGTGATGGAAGGCATAACGATTGGCGACACAAATCTCACGAAGGGAGATTTTTCAAGTGAGACGGGTGATCTATATCGACGAGGACTGGCACGGACAACCGGAAGACAACGTTCGGAGACGAGCCTCCCTGTTGGAAGCGTATCTGGTCGTGACCTCGGAATCGTCATGTGGGCGCTCAATGGATTAAAAGAGGATATTGAGTCCTCACGACATACGAACTACACTTCGACGAGCCGAGCGGTGGAGGCTGTACTGAACAAGGCGATGATTGGGGCAGTCGCCGACCAGAAGTTCGACTATACAGACTTCGAGCGGATTCGTCTTCCGGAAGGAGCAGCCGTAACCGACCTCATGGCTGAACTCTTCTGTCGTCCGCGGAGCGATGCGTTTGTAGATGCGTTAGTAGAAATCTCAGAAGAGAGTCGACGGTCGGGAGAAAGCCTCCTACAGCTACTTGAACAACCGAAGATGGTGACCCCACTCTGGGAGCACCAACGAGAGGCACTCGCCGAATGGCTTGACTCCGGCTGTCGAGGATACGTCGACATGGCGACTGCAACTGGGAAGACGTTCCTCGGCCTTGCAACCATCGCACATCACTTCGGGGACTTACATCCGAATGATACCGATCTCACGCGAAAGAATCTCCGTCCAGACACAGACGGTGATGCAACCGTGGTCGTCGTCGCACACCGGTCGGTCATCCTCGACCAGTGGAAGCGAGAGTTCGACCGGCATCTCAATATCCCGAAAGAGGCGTCAGCTAGCGACGGAGAATACACGGCTCGCTATTCGTGGGGAGAGGTGCATTTCTGGACGCCAAATCGGTTGTTAGAAAGAGACGTCCCCGATGCTGACCTCGTCGTCCTCGACGAGACGCACCACTACGTCGGAGGAAGCGGCTTTGGTGCTCTCTTGGACCAGATGAGTGGTCATTTACTGGCGCTCTCGGGATCGCTCAACGAGAAGAACAGTAACACACTTGAGCGACGTCAGATACCGAAACTGTTCGAGTTCTCCCTCCGAGACGGCCAGCGTGTCGGGATTATCCCCCAGTGTGATTGGCACGTCAGAATTGTCCCGTTCGAAGGCCAATCGACGCTCGCCGAGGTGACAGAGCAGTATCGTACCGGTTATGACCAGTACTCCGACGGATCAGCAGCGTCAGTTCTCGAAGACGTAGCTGATGCCCAGTTGTCTTTCAATTCGCTCTCTGAGGCACGGTCTGTTACGCAATCTCGATACGGTCGAGAAGTGAAGGAGCGCGACGACAACTTCCGGAAGTTCTCTGCTGCAACCAAGTCTCGGGGGTTGACAAAGTACAATCTCTCGCCGACGCTCTCTGCGATCACGACCATCACGCTAAACCACGTTCACGACCACAAATGCGTAGTCCTCCTCAACTCCGGAGATGAGATTGAAACCGTCGTCTCGGGACTGCGCAGAGAACTGGGCGAAAACTTCGACGACCTCGTGATCGACCTCGATAGTTACGATGGTGACCCGCTTGAGGCAATCGAGTCGTTCGACGAGAAGCGGGAGGTGGGTGTGATTATCGGAACCGCCTCCACACTCGGAGAGGGTGTCGACATCAAAACCGCAGACGTCGGGATCAACCGTTCAAGCGGTCGCCTTAGCCACTCGCTCGTCCAACGAATTGGTCGAATCCTTAGGAACCCTGATGGCGACAAACGAGCGACCTTTTACCACGTTGTCGGGATTCCTACAGAGGAGGACGCAGTACTCCTCAAAGAGGACGGACAGGAATTGCTCGACATGGCGAGTCAGCTCGTCACTTGGGGAGAATCGTTCGACGCCCGACCTGGGTTCGAGACGATGGGGGTTGGTGTCGACGAGTCACTCTACCAACTCGAACAGCACGGAGCGCACGGGATTCTTGAATCGGATTCCTACTCCTGGCCGACGAACGAAAACGCTCGAGAACGACTTCTCGGCATCTGTGAAGAGATCCGCGGAAGTGAGGAGTCAGTTCTCCTCAAAATGGACCCTCAGCTCACGTCTGGCACACGACCATCGAACAGGACGAACTACGTTTCGAGTCACAGTGATTCGAAGATTGAGCTTCCAATGACTCTCTTGAAGGCCGTTTCAGAGCACGTTGAGGGGAACGCCTCTATCGGTCACGATAGTCGATTCATTGAACAGGCCATTCGAGAAGGACTCGAAGAAATTGAGATTACGAAAATAGGCGACAGTGAATCTGATTCGAACACAGACTTCTTGAGCGCCGTCGAGATCAACCCAGTACTCTGTTCAGTGCTGCGAGTCGCGCTCGCGTCAACCGGAGTATCGTCCAGCGAGTTCGCTCAGATGGCGGTCAAGAAAGCCCTCTCCAAACATGTCACTAACAATAAGGGCGCATTCGACGCGAGCACGTTACAATGAATTTACGAATCGAAGCCGAAGTTAGTCGGCTTACGCAGTGGAACCGCCGGTCGCGATTACTGAAAGCCGGTGTGTTAATGGTGATTGTAGCGATTGTCGGCGCTCTACTCTGGGATTTTGAACAGGCCACGGCTCTCGCACTCACCAGTTTTATTTCGTATATTCTGCTCGGACTTCTCATCTCGTTTGGATGGGTAACGTATCGACGGAAACAGGCGGTAGCATCGGTTGAGACTGCGGCAAAGGAACACTTGGCACAAGAACGAGAGCGTATCGACGACGACCTCAATAAGGGTGCAGTAGAGAGTGCAACGGTCCGCGTTGAATCGCTCGAACAGACGTACCAATTTCTCGTAGACGATGTAGAATCAGAGAGGCTCCGAACGGAAGTTGAGTCTTACCTTACAGCTATCGATGAATTACGGACACGGGTTGAGAAGGGGACTGCTGAGTGGGAAACGCTATCTAGCTCAATCGAACTTGTCAAGGAAAAACTGGACGCGGCTGAAAATGAGTACGAGGCTGAAAACTTCGATTCAGCACTAGAGATATATCGCACACTCGAACCCGCAATAGAGGATCTCTCGTCAGCAACTCTCACAGTTACATCGTCCTCTGGAGACGCCTTACCGCCCGTCGAAACGGTATCCTCGAAATATTGGCGTGGCTATTTCCAAACAACGCTGACAGTCGGCTACATTCAAATGCAGGAAGGGGACGAACTCCTGTCCCAGTCGGCTCAAAACGCGTGTAAGACGTACCAAGAGGCCACGAAAAATGTCGAGCAGGCCGTAGATCTCGCAGAGTCGGAAGACATCACCTACAACGATATTGACTTCCTTGGCTCGCCGATACCTCAGCCAACACTAACTGACATAGATGGTATTGGGGAACAGCGAGCAGACTCACTACGTGACCACGGCATCGAGTCGCCAGTAGACATCGTCGAAGCCAATTCTCTCTCTCATATCCCTCGGATTGGAGAGAAAACAGAGCGACGCCTCCGCCGTTCTGCTGAGTCTCTAGTCGAGAATTTCCTGGAAGTTCAACACGGGAAGGCACACACGAAGTATTCGAAGCTAAACGACTGGGTCTGCCTTCACGATGAGAGTGTTGGTCTACTGGAAAAGGCTGAGGACGCAGTTGTCAAAGCGCGCACAAACCTTCTAGACGGAAAAGACGAGGAGACGGGATCTGAGTTACAAAAGGCA from Haloprofundus halobius includes:
- a CDS encoding DEAD/DEAH box helicase, which gives rise to MNIDKLADSIADQKTPREIFQKEWLGGMPEAQWPSYIDESATLVMEGITIGDTNLTKGDFSSETGDLYRRGLARTTGRQRSETSLPVGSVSGRDLGIVMWALNGLKEDIESSRHTNYTSTSRAVEAVLNKAMIGAVADQKFDYTDFERIRLPEGAAVTDLMAELFCRPRSDAFVDALVEISEESRRSGESLLQLLEQPKMVTPLWEHQREALAEWLDSGCRGYVDMATATGKTFLGLATIAHHFGDLHPNDTDLTRKNLRPDTDGDATVVVVAHRSVILDQWKREFDRHLNIPKEASASDGEYTARYSWGEVHFWTPNRLLERDVPDADLVVLDETHHYVGGSGFGALLDQMSGHLLALSGSLNEKNSNTLERRQIPKLFEFSLRDGQRVGIIPQCDWHVRIVPFEGQSTLAEVTEQYRTGYDQYSDGSAASVLEDVADAQLSFNSLSEARSVTQSRYGREVKERDDNFRKFSAATKSRGLTKYNLSPTLSAITTITLNHVHDHKCVVLLNSGDEIETVVSGLRRELGENFDDLVIDLDSYDGDPLEAIESFDEKREVGVIIGTASTLGEGVDIKTADVGINRSSGRLSHSLVQRIGRILRNPDGDKRATFYHVVGIPTEEDAVLLKEDGQELLDMASQLVTWGESFDARPGFETMGVGVDESLYQLEQHGAHGILESDSYSWPTNENARERLLGICEEIRGSEESVLLKMDPQLTSGTRPSNRTNYVSSHSDSKIELPMTLLKAVSEHVEGNASIGHDSRFIEQAIREGLEEIEITKIGDSESDSNTDFLSAVEINPVLCSVLRVALASTGVSSSEFAQMAVKKALSKHVTNNKGAFDASTLQ